A stretch of DNA from Gimesia chilikensis:
CCGCCGGTATTGAGATCCCTGCTATTTCGATCGAATGCAATCGCGTAAAGGACCACTACCTGGATCCGAGTCTGAAGCTGCAGTATGTCGGTCTGATCACCGATGCCAACGGTACCGTACAACTGCCCGTGTTTGACACCGTTTTTCGTACGAGCAGCCAGTCTTATCCTGAAGGGTATCAGGCCGAGTTTCAGAACCTGGGCTGGTTTGAATCCAAGTCCCGCCAGGGGACCTTGCCCGATGTTCTGGTCTGGAAGACCTGGTCGCGTCCTCGGGACTTCACCCGCACGGCAGCGGAATCGAACTGGCTCAAGGACGCGGCAGGGACCCGCAGCCTGGAACTGGACCTGGATGAAAATCGCTACGCGATCGGGAGTGTCTCTCGCGGACAGGCGGACGGCACGTTCCTCAGCGAAGATGGCAAAGGTCATTCCGTCAAATCGACCAGTGGCCCCTTGCCTGAACTGTCGAATGCCGCTTACATGGACCACGCGCTGATTGAACTGGTGTCTCCGGCCGAGTCGCAGTTTGATCTCGAACAGGTCAACGTGCTGGACTCACAGACGAAGGTTCCTTTAAGGAGTTTTCAATATGGTGCCGGCTTTACCTGGGATGATCCGCGACGATTTCACCTGTTCTCACTGTGGGAGCGGTTGCCCAAGACGATTGATCTGGTGCTGAAGGTCTATAACTACGAGGCGGACCATTTTCGGTACAAGCTTCCGGCCCAGGTGGGAGCGACCATACAACATGCCGGAGCGACGCTGGAAATTAAATACCTGGAGTCCGGCAATCATTTAGGCTGGAGTTCGAATAAAGGCTTTTATGGTGAGGCCCAAAACAAGCGGAATACTTCCGAAACGATCATCGATCTGGTACAGGGAGAAGGCTTTCATGCGACATTATGGGTTGTTTCCAAATCCGGCCGCAGAATCAAGCTGGATCGGGGTGGCTGGTCTTCGGGCAACGTGGGAACTCCCCCGATTCGGATCATGCTGCCCCTGGGCGAGATCGACCATTTTGAACTGTTACCCAATGTCGCTGCCCAGACAATCTACTTTGAGCAACTTCAATTACCGACGCGTGAGACGCCACTGGATCAACAAGTGCCGGAGATTGTCTTTCCGGTCAAGGGGCAGGCCCGGAAGTTTACTTCTCATGTCCTGAGTCCCCTGCTAATCCATTTTGAAAGCCTTCGGGGAAATCTCTATTCAGGAATGAGTTCAAGTGCGCAAACTTTCGAATTCCAGGAACGTGCACCAGCAGATCAGAATCCGGAATTTCAGTCGACGATCAGCTGGTATTATTATGCGAACGTCGAATTGAAACATCGAATCGATGTTGTCGCCACAGACGATGCCAGGAATTCGTCGGGAAGTGGCTCGAATTGCAGTAGCGGCTGGGGAGATGCCGGCTACAGGATCCGTAAGTTACCGCTGGAACAGATCGACTCCGTCCGGATGAAAACACTGTCTCAACCGGCCGACTGAGATGCGATTGCATCAGAGCTGGTCAAACAGCGAACCCGACTGAGGTAGAAACAGGTTACTGTAGAGCCGGCTGGCGTAGACGTCGGTCATGCCTGAGACGTAGTCTGAGAGGATGCGTTTGGAGCCGGTGACTTTGAAGCTTGCGAATTCGTCCGGCTTGAGCAGTCGTTCCGGATTCTCGAGAATTGCTTCGAACAGTTTCTCCACGATCATCTGGCCTTTGAGTTCCAGGATCTGATTCTGACGCTGTTTGATGACGTGCTTGAAAACGAAGTTCTTGAGAATATTCAGAATCGCTGCCGAGTCGGTTGTGAGGCAGGCATTAAAGCGGATCAGTTCATGCTCTCCCGATTCCAGATCGCGGATTTCGATATCGCGGATCAGTCCGCCTACGATATTGCTGATGCCGTGCTTGAGTTGTTTATGCGAACCGGAAAACAATTTCTCGGTATAACGGGTGATGATATCGGCCAGTTCCGTCCCGGAATGATTCGGAAGCTGCTCCATGACTTCGGCTTCCCAGATCCGGTGAGAGACCAGTCCCATGGCGATGGCATCTTCCAGGTCATGCACGCCATAAGCGATGTCGTCGGCCAGTTCCATGATCGACGTATCGAAGGATTTGCGGATCGTTTTGGCGTGCCCGGTCGGATTGGACTTGAGTTCGGTGAGGATTGCGCGATCGGATTCCGAAAAAGGTTTAATGATCCACTCCAGGAGGTCGGCGTCATCGTCGTGAATACATTTAGGCGGTTTGTAAAGGGCGAGTTTCGAACTGGTGTCGCTGTGATTCGCCTGGACCTGGTCGTAGTTGGCGACCTCGGAATGCGTGGCCGGATATTTTAACAATCCCAGCAAAGTACGGCGGGTGAGATCGAGACCATGTTGTTCCGAAAATTCGCCCAGGCGACAGACGATGCGCAGGGTTTGCCCGTTGCCTTCAAAGCCGCCGTCCTGATACATGAATTTGTTGAGTGAGTATTCGCCGCCGTGCCCGTAGGGAGGATGTCCCAGGTCGTGTGCCAGGCAGATCGCCTCGATCAGGCTGTTGGAGGGAATCAGGGTAGAGATCTGATCCCGATGGCCAGAAAACCGCAATTGCGAAGCGATGCTGGCCCCAATCTGTGCCACTTCGAGGGTGTGGGTCAGACGGGTACGGTAGAAGTCGCTGTCCCCCAGTGAGAAGACCTGAGTTTTCGACTGCAGTCGGCGGAACGCGGACGAGTGAATAATCCGGGCTTTATCGCGCAGGAACTGCGATTCGTAATTCTCCGAATCGGGATCGTTAAACGTCTTGCGGGGATAACCTTCTTCGTCCTCCCGTCGGCGTAATATCCAGTGATCTTCCATTATGGTCTCAAGGTCTCTTCTGATTCAGCTGCAGCAGTTTTGTTATCTTACACGGTGCGGGATTATACACAGATCCGGTGCAAATCAGAAGGAAGTGAGTCCGCTGGAACGGAGATGTCTTTTACTTTTCACAAAGCGACTCGATTAATGAATCTGCGGCCAGTGGTCAGGAACGATGAAAGCCCGTTCGCTTTCGAGATAGTATGCGTCGTGTGCGGTTAAGACGCTGATCAGAATCGGGCGTGTTGACTTTTGGAAGTGCTCTCCGAGGTGGTGGTGCAGTTCGTCAAAATCGATCAGAGCAGGATCTGTGCTAATACAGAATGAGGGGGAGAGCCAGTCCGGTTTTTCACGAATGAGGAAACGAGGACTCGCCCCCTGATTTAATAGTCGATCCAGTTCTTTCAAGTGGAGCCAGACCCCCTGGGCATGCTGCGGAGAGAGATGGTCCGGTAACTGCGTGTGACGTTCGTGATCGGGATGATAGAACAGCCAGCCTTTGACGAAGGCCTCTCTCCGGATGACATCCGGGAAATGCTGCTGGCTCAAAGGGAGCTGATGCGCGAACAGTCGTCGCATCTTCCTCTCGAAAGTATCTTTGACATTGGGACCGACAAAGTGGCTACCCGTCGCATTGACCGCGGGGCAATACAGATAGAATTTCACGGCGGTTTCCCAGTGTGTCAGGACGCCCGCTTCGTCTGTGAACAGGAAATCAATTTCGCCGATGGTCTGCTGATTTTCAAACACCTGCTGATGCTGGGCTTTGATATTGACGCCCCGGATCCGCTCCAGCCAGTAGAGAACGAGTCCCTCGAAATATTCGCCAATGCGAAAGCGGGCATAAGGTGCCAGAAACGC
This window harbors:
- a CDS encoding DUF1853 family protein — encoded protein: MHQEPEFRQSRALRDLQWAIESPSLITQPEQRIQPPDLPPLNQIDLRELEAFLAPYARFRIGEYFEGLVLYWLERIRGVNIKAQHQQVFENQQTIGEIDFLFTDEAGVLTHWETAVKFYLYCPAVNATGSHFVGPNVKDTFERKMRRLFAHQLPLSQQHFPDVIRREAFVKGWLFYHPDHERHTQLPDHLSPQHAQGVWLHLKELDRLLNQGASPRFLIREKPDWLSPSFCISTDPALIDFDELHHHLGEHFQKSTRPILISVLTAHDAYYLESERAFIVPDHWPQIH
- a CDS encoding anti-phage deoxyguanosine triphosphatase, which translates into the protein MEDHWILRRREDEEGYPRKTFNDPDSENYESQFLRDKARIIHSSAFRRLQSKTQVFSLGDSDFYRTRLTHTLEVAQIGASIASQLRFSGHRDQISTLIPSNSLIEAICLAHDLGHPPYGHGGEYSLNKFMYQDGGFEGNGQTLRIVCRLGEFSEQHGLDLTRRTLLGLLKYPATHSEVANYDQVQANHSDTSSKLALYKPPKCIHDDDADLLEWIIKPFSESDRAILTELKSNPTGHAKTIRKSFDTSIMELADDIAYGVHDLEDAIAMGLVSHRIWEAEVMEQLPNHSGTELADIITRYTEKLFSGSHKQLKHGISNIVGGLIRDIEIRDLESGEHELIRFNACLTTDSAAILNILKNFVFKHVIKQRQNQILELKGQMIVEKLFEAILENPERLLKPDEFASFKVTGSKRILSDYVSGMTDVYASRLYSNLFLPQSGSLFDQL
- a CDS encoding M56 family metallopeptidase, with protein sequence MINFFQQISEAWSTWMLAAGWQAALLAGFVFVLLLLLRRWISAPLRYAILLVVLLKFATPPFLTLSTGFFSQSSAMHQQVVRVPPIYSVETTLLTEDNSSSAVRGRVRNSESAENIQAQETIPQPGASPAPVVPNHSATAKFSWSAFWLCLYVGGVVCALVVLMRRYTAVRRIVRSSALQESGTLHAEIARIAGLLNMKTTPALRLSDETDGPFAIGTWHPTIVLPRGLAEELQADQLTIVLAHELAHIRRRDLLLGWFETLVSIVWWFHPALWWLRRSLRQTREDCCDDLLLARELAQPERYCETLIEAATRQHSRLAEPLVLGFVHREHPTARRIRRLMDASLFRSDRLRYPALFLVVLIALIMLPGIQPEKQPVNSTTLEGIGGWRNLAFQLDKKEEAVIEECKQLSQTYFHLRSDKRVFNDPETRDKLTAILKQNPQCFYAQYLLGTWYRLQGNREEAQRLIQQSLEKAPVVLTQTYKLGTEKPAAGIEIPAISIECNRVKDHYLDPSLKLQYVGLITDANGTVQLPVFDTVFRTSSQSYPEGYQAEFQNLGWFESKSRQGTLPDVLVWKTWSRPRDFTRTAAESNWLKDAAGTRSLELDLDENRYAIGSVSRGQADGTFLSEDGKGHSVKSTSGPLPELSNAAYMDHALIELVSPAESQFDLEQVNVLDSQTKVPLRSFQYGAGFTWDDPRRFHLFSLWERLPKTIDLVLKVYNYEADHFRYKLPAQVGATIQHAGATLEIKYLESGNHLGWSSNKGFYGEAQNKRNTSETIIDLVQGEGFHATLWVVSKSGRRIKLDRGGWSSGNVGTPPIRIMLPLGEIDHFELLPNVAAQTIYFEQLQLPTRETPLDQQVPEIVFPVKGQARKFTSHVLSPLLIHFESLRGNLYSGMSSSAQTFEFQERAPADQNPEFQSTISWYYYANVELKHRIDVVATDDARNSSGSGSNCSSGWGDAGYRIRKLPLEQIDSVRMKTLSQPAD